In a single window of the Lagenorhynchus albirostris chromosome 19, mLagAlb1.1, whole genome shotgun sequence genome:
- the LOC132509300 gene encoding zinc finger and SCAN domain-containing protein 5B-like, producing MMDKLVLEQFMICMPLECQVLVKETGVQSCKALEHMLRNKQKPKKCTIVRIQGQEFLVRSSEAEMVESEASDMNDERDQCREPRSPVSEIPPENGQQKKRELRILTGAKDLSRRQDQKDLLPETFPETGEMEGLTSKENLEKDLMEDTEETRTHQSQEPEHLKGPEGEVSTKSGYRKGSLRGLRGFKRKQANSPSFQEVHQEETTSLDKGEFSGKLGSLFIGSPSTVGPNILPEGKEAQAWAPYECRECKKRFPYPSQLTLHQRTHTGERPFRCNTCDKGFMQSSDLRAHERIHTGKKPYCCDLCPKKFTHDSTLRAHKRTHTKEKAFRCEHCDKAFSHRGNLNVHRRTHSGLKPYVCPECHSAFCQLGTFKRHQKTHSK from the exons ATGATGGACAAGCTTGTGCTGGAGCAGTTTATGATCTGCATGCCGCTGGAGTGTCAGGTCTTAGTCAAGGAAACGGGGGTGCAGAGTTGCAAAGCCTTGGAGCACATGCTAAGAAATAAGCAGAAACCCAAGAAGTGT ACCATAGTCCGCATACAAGGACAGGAATTTCTTGTGCGAAGCTCAGAAGCTGAGATGGTTGAATCCGAGGCCAGTGACATGAACGATGAGAGAGACCAATGCAGGGAGCCCCGATCCCCTGTGAGTGAGATACCTCCAGAGAACGGCCAGCAGAAAAAACGAGAGCTGCGTATTCTGACAGGAGCCAAGGACCTGTCAAGGAGGCAG GACCAGAAAGATCTCCTGCCAGAGACCTTTCCTGAAACAGGTGAAATGGAGGGTCTGACATCCAAGGAGAACTTGGAGAAAGACCTGATGGAAGACACGGAAGAGACAAGAACCCATCAATCTCAAGAGCCGGAACATCTGAAAGGTCCTG AGGGAGAAGTTTCTACTAAGAGCGGATACAGAAAAGGTTCTCTGAGAGGTCTAAGAGGTTTCAAAAGGAAACAGGCCAACAGTCCCAGTTTCCAAGAAGTACATCAAGAAGAAACCACATCTTTGGACAAAGGAGAATTCTCAGGAAAACTTGGGTCCCTTTTCATTGGTTCACCTAGCACAGTGGGACCCAACATTCTTCCTGAGGGAAAAGAAGCCCAGGCATGGGCACCCTATGAATGTAGGGAATGCAAGAAGAGATTTCCTTAtccatctcagcttacccttcaccaGAGGACACACACAGGAGAGAGACCTTTTCGATGCAACACGTGTGACAAAGGGTTCATGCAGTCTTCGGACCTGCGAGCTCATGAGCGGATCCACACAGGCAAGAAGCCATACTGCTGTGATCTCTGCCCCAAGAAGTTCACCCATGACTCCACGCTGCGTGCTCACAAAAGGACCCACACAAAGGAGAAGGCTTTCCGATGTGAGCACTGTGACAAAGCCTTCAGCCACAGAGGGAACCTCAATGTTCACCGACGCACCCACTCTGGGCTCAAACCCTACGTGTGTCCCGAGTGTCACAGTGCCTTCTGTCAGCTGGGAACTTTCAAACGCCACCAGAAAACACATTCCAAATGA